The following are encoded together in the Candidatus Aenigmatarchaeota archaeon genome:
- a CDS encoding lipoate--protein ligase family protein — translation MEKWRLLEPEKQDDSFLKMAKEEAILNSVASGKSPPTLRFYSWKSPAVSIGYFQCAQKELFLDRCRKDGLEIFRRLTGGGAVYKCPFGEMNYSFIAPENHPLIPKDIPQSYALICGAVMKGLENLGLSPTFKPVNDILINGKKVSGNAQTRVNSCLLQHGTILIDFCGDKMAPYLRIDPEKMRQRGADSVADLVTCLNSCSGRQVLQEDVAKEVTRGFEKKFGIRFIAGELSEEEETEAHALSENKYATEKWNFWR, via the coding sequence ATGGAAAAGTGGCGCCTTCTGGAGCCGGAAAAACAGGACGATTCATTCCTGAAAATGGCAAAGGAAGAGGCAATACTCAACTCCGTTGCGTCGGGAAAATCCCCGCCAACCCTGAGGTTCTACTCCTGGAAAAGCCCGGCAGTTTCCATTGGCTACTTCCAGTGCGCCCAAAAAGAGCTTTTTCTGGACCGCTGCAGAAAAGACGGTCTTGAGATATTCAGGCGGCTCACCGGGGGTGGGGCGGTATATAAATGCCCTTTCGGAGAGATGAACTATAGCTTTATTGCGCCGGAAAACCACCCCCTGATTCCTAAAGACATCCCGCAATCTTATGCGCTCATATGCGGAGCAGTAATGAAGGGCCTTGAGAACTTAGGGCTTTCGCCCACCTTTAAGCCGGTAAATGACATTCTCATCAACGGAAAAAAGGTCTCCGGAAACGCGCAGACTCGGGTAAATTCCTGCCTCCTGCAGCACGGAACGATACTTATTGATTTTTGCGGAGACAAAATGGCGCCTTATCTAAGGATAGACCCGGAGAAAATGAGGCAGCGGGGGGCGGACTCGGTTGCAGACCTTGTAACGTGCCTCAATTCCTGTTCAGGCCGCCAGGTGCTTCAGGAAGATGTGGCTAAAGAGGTCACAAGGGGCTTTGAAAAAAAATTCGGCATTCGCTTTATTGCGGGAGAACTTTCAGAAGAAGAGGAAACCGAAGCCCACGCCCTGTCAGAAAACAAATACGCAACGGAAAAGTGGAACTTCTGGCGCTAG